A single window of Anomaloglossus baeobatrachus isolate aAnoBae1 chromosome 9, aAnoBae1.hap1, whole genome shotgun sequence DNA harbors:
- the ANGPTL2 gene encoding angiopoietin-related protein 2 encodes MTSLTAVALLLLVVAGGAYGGNTQEFQSSDGAEQEFIYMNRERRSVESSDKCSYTFIVPQQKVTGAICVNSKEQETVFESRTHKHEIELLNTELVKQKRQIETLQQLVEVDGGIVNEVKLLRKESRNMNSRVTQLYMQLLHEIIRKRDNALELSQLENKVLNQTAEMLQLTNKYKDLEHKYQHLASLASNQSIVIAQLEEQCQKVPQSRPIPQPPQQPHRVLPPPNYNRINQISTNEIQGDQNLKVLPPPLPTMPAVTSIPTSTDKPSGPWKDCLQALEDGHDASGIYLVKPENTNRLMQVWCDQRHDPGGWTVIQKRVDGSVNFFRNWETYKQGFGNIDGEYWLGLENIYWLTNQANYKLLITLEDWHGRKVFAEYASFRLEPESEFYKLRLGRYNGNAGDSFTWHNGKQFTTLDRDHDVYSGNCAHFQKGGWWYNACAHSNLNGVWYRGGHYRSRYQDGVYWAEFRGGSYSLKKVVMMIRPNPNTFH; translated from the exons ATGACATCTCTGACAGCTGTCGCTTTGTTGCTCCTTGTGGTCGCAGGGGGCGCTTATGGCGGCAATACTCAAGAATTTCAGAGCAGCGATGGCGCCGAGCAAGAATTCATTTACATGAACAGAGAGAGGCGATCGGTAGAATCGTCGGACAAGTGCAGCTACACGTTTATCGTGCCCCAGCAAAAAGTCACCGGGGCCATTTGTGTCAACTCCAAGGAGCAGGAGACGGTATTTGAGAGCCGGACGCACAAACATGAGATTGAACTGTTAAATACTGAACTTGTCAAGCAGAAGAGACAGATTGAAACCTTGCAGCAGCTGGTGGAGGTGGACGGGGGCATTGTCAATGAGGTCAAACTCTTGCGGAAAGAGAGTCGAAACATGAACTCCAGAGTGACCCAGCTGTACATGCAGCTGCTGCACGAGATTATTAGGAAAAGGGACAACGCGCTGGAACTCTCACAGCTAGAAAACAAGGTCCTAAACCAAACGGCAGAAATGTTACAGCTCACAAATAAGTACAAGGATCTGGAACACAAGTACCAGCATTTAGCCTCTTTAGCAAGTAACCAGTCTATAGTGATTGCTCAGCTCGAAGAACAATGCCAAAAGGTGCCACAGTCAAGGCCAATACCGCAGCCGCCCCAGCAGCCCCACCGGGTGCTACCGCCACCCAACTATAACCGCATAAACCAAATCTCCACCAATGAGATACAGGGAGACCAAAACTTAAAGGTTCTCCCGCCACCGCTGCCCACTATGCCAGCTGTCACCAGTATACCTACATCTACAGACAAGCCTTCAG GTCCTTGGAAGGACTGTCTGCAGGCACTGGAAGACGGGCACGACGCCAGCGGCATATACCTGGTAAAGCCGGAAAACACCAACAGATTGATGCAAGTATGGTGTGACCAAAGACATGACCCTGGTGGCTGGACGGTCATCCAGAAGAGGGTGGACGGGTCTGTCAACTTCTTCAGAAATTGGGAGACATACAAA CAAGGATTCGGTAACATCGATGGAGAATACTGGCTCGGACTTGAAAATATCTACTGGCTAACAAATCAAGCCAACTACAAGCTCCTGATCACCTTGGAGGACTGGCATGGGCGCAAAGTGTTCGCAGAGTATGCCAGCTTCCGCCTAGAACCAGAGAGTGAATTCTACAAGCTTAGATTGGGACGGTACAATGGCAACGCTGGAGACTCCTTCACATGGCACAATGGCAAGCAGTTTACTACCCTGGATAGAGACCACGATGTATATTCAG gtAACTGTGCCCACTTCCAGAAAGGTGGATGGTGGTATAATGCCTGCGCTCACTCCAACCTCAACGGAGTCTGGTATAGGGGAGGACATTACCGTAGCCGCTATCAAGATGGGGTTTACTGGGCAGAGTTTCGAGGTGGTTCATACTCATTAAAGAAGGTTGTTATGATGATCAGGCCCAACCCCAACACCTTCCATTGA